In a genomic window of Myotis daubentonii chromosome X, mMyoDau2.1, whole genome shotgun sequence:
- the GPR173 gene encoding probable G-protein coupled receptor 173, which yields MANTTGEPEEVSGALSPPSASAYVKLVLLGLIMCVSLAGNAILSLLVLKERALHKAPYYFLLDLCLADGIRSAVCFPFVLASVRHGSSWTFSALSCKIVAFMAVLFCFHAAFMLFCISVTRYMAIAHHRFYAKRMTLWTCAAVICMAWTLSVAMAFPPVFDVGTYKFIREEDQCIFEHRYFKANDTLGFMLMLAVLMAATHAVYGKLLLFEYRHRKMKPVQMVPAISQNWTFHGPGATGQAAANWIAGFGRGPMPPTLLGIRQNGHAASRRLLGMDEVKGEKQLGRMFYAITLLFLLLWSPYIVACYWRVFVKACAVPHRYLATAVWMSFAQAAVNPIVCFLLNKDLKKCLRTHAPCWGTGGAPAPREPYCVM from the coding sequence ATGGCCAACACCACTGGAGAGCCCGAGGAGGTGAGCGGTGCTCTGTCCCCACCATCAGCATCGGCGTATGTCAAGCTGGTGCTGCTGGGACTGATCATGTGCGTGAGCCTGGCGGGCAACGCCATCTTGTCCCTGCTGGTGCTCAAGGAGCGTGCCCTGCACAAGGCTCCTTACTACTTTCTCCTGGACCTGTGCCTGGCCGACGGCATCCGCTCTGCCGTCTGCTTTCCCTTTGTGCTGGCTTCTGTGCGCCACGGCTCCTCATGGACCTTCAGTGCGCTCAGCTGCAAGATTGTGGCCTTTATGGCTGTGCTCTTTTGCTTCCATGCGGCCTTCATGCTGTTCTGCATCAGCGTCACCCGCTACATGGCCATCGCCCACCACCGCTTCTATGCCAAACGCATGACACTCTGGACATGTGCAGCCGTCATCTGCATGGCCTGGACCCTGTCTGTGGCCATGGCCTTCCCACCCGTCTTCGACGTGGGCACCTACAAGTTTATCCGTGAGGAGGACCAGTGCATCTTTGAGCATCGTTACTTCAAGGCCAATGACACGCTGGGTTTCATGCTTATGTTGGCCGTGCTCATGGCAGCCACACATGCTGTCTATGGCAAACTGCTCCTCTTTGAGTATCGTCACCGCAAGATGAAGCCAGTGCAGATGGTGCCAGCCATTAGCCAGAACTGGACATTCCATGGCCCTGGGGCCACCGGCCAGGCTGCTGCCAACTGGATCGCTGGCTTTGGCCGTGGGCCCATGCCACCAACCCTGCTGGGTATCCGGCAGAATGGGCATGCAGCCAGCCGGCGGCTGCTGGGCATGGACGAGGTCAAGGGTGAGAAGCAGCTGGGCCGCATGTTCTACGCGATCACACTGCTCTTCTTGCTCCTCTGGTCACCTTACATCGTGGCCTGCTACTGGCGAGTGTTTGTTAAAGCCTGCGCTGTGCCCCACCGTTACCTGGCCACTGCTGTTTGGATGAGCTTCGCCCAGGCTGCCGTCAACCCGATCGTCTGCTTCCTGCTCAACAAGGACCTCAAGAAGTGCCTGAGGActcacgccccctgctggggcaCAGGAGGTGCCCCAGCTCCCAGAGAACCCTACTGTGTCATGTGA
- the TSPYL2 gene encoding testis-specific Y-encoded-like protein 2 isoform X1, with amino-acid sequence MDRPDEGPPAKARRLSSSEPSQDDAPPPPPPPPPPPLMRLPLPPPEQRPRLREETEAAQVLADMRGVGLGPTLPPPPPYVILEEGGVRAYFTLGAGCSYWDPEFESGYGEAPPPAESLETFSPEEVAGGSLEIDIQVTEPEPEPELEPEPEPSGFSGEAIDTCSIGGREYQVLAGLQGKEEAIIIVEDDEEEVKENVRKKRRRRRRKQRKVKRQSREVNPEKIQYVLQALESVQLDLEAVNVKAGKAFLRLKRKFIQMRRPFLERRDLIIQHIPGFWVKAFLNHPKISVLISQRDEDIFRYLTNLQVQDLRHISMGYKMKLYFKTNPYFTNMVIVKEFQRNRSGRLVSHSTPIRWHQGQEPQAHKGRNQDTNYSFFSWFSNHSLPEADRIAEIIKNDLWVNPVRYYMMGEAGYRAKRKKQEKKERFSQIKKKNRYELVIMDDFDDYQLMQDIIGETSDSDFITDNETVHDIKISDFMETTDCFETTDNEITDFSESFCDSESVYDCESPDRHLTTENSDSADEHTYGGENSKGGGCGNNLDSSDSDYGDNETSDDEDNDGNEGDNEGSDDDGNEGDNEGSDDDDRDIGYYENAIAEPQKNQLNISNLGYYADEVEDIFEEESSIEEEDEEGSEEEDEDSDEGEGSEEEEEDEEEEGIEEDWEDSDVEEVLQAQNAWANPRKRGKTG; translated from the exons ATGGACCGCCCGGATGAGGGGCCTCCTGCCAAGGCCCGCCGCCTCAGCAGCTCCGAGCCCTCTCAGGATGAcgcgccgccaccgccgccgcctccgccgccaccgccgctcATGCGACTGCCCCTGCCTCCACCGGAGCAGCGCCCGAGGCTCCGGGAGGAAACGGAGGCGGCACAGGTGCTGGCTGACATGAGGGGGGTGGGATTGGGCCCCACtctgcccccgccgcccccctaTGTTATTCTGGAGGAGGGGGGAGTGCGCGCGTACTTCACCCTAGGTGCCGGGTGTTCCTACTGGGATCCCGAATTCGAGTCTGGGTATGGGGAGGCGCCCCCTCCCGCGGAGAGCCTTGAAACATTCTCTCCTGAGGAGGTGGCGGGGGGAAGCCTGGAGATCGACATTCAGGTTAccgagccggagccggagccggagctggAGCCCGAGCCGGAGCCGAGCGGCTTTAGTGGAGAGGCCATAGATACCTGTAGCATAGGGGGACGGGAGTACCAGGTGTTAGCCGGTCTACAGGGGAAGGAAGAGGCCATCATTATAGTAGAAGATGATgaggaggaggtgaaggagaatgtgaggaagaagagaaggaggaggaggaggaagcagaggaaggTGAAGAGGCAAAGCAGAGAGGTGAATCCCGAGAAGATACAGTACGTCCTGCAGGCACTAGAAAGCGTTCAGCTAGACCTGGAGGCGGTGAACGTCAAGGCAGGCAAGGCCTTCCTCCGCCTCAAGCGCAAGTTCATCCAGATGCGGAGACCCTTCCTGGAGCGCAGAGATCTTATCATCCAGCACATCCCAGGCTTCTGGGTCAAAGCA TTCCTCAACCACCCCAAAATTTCAGTCTTGATCAGTCAACGCGATGAAGACATTTTCCGCTACTTGACCAATCTGCAG GTACAGGACCTCAGACATATCTCCATGGGCTACAAAATGAAGCTGTACTTCAAGACAAACCCCTATTTCACAAATATGGTGATTGTCAAGGAGTTCCAGCGCAACCGATCAG GCCGGCTGGTGTCTCACTCCACCCCAATCCGCTGGCACCAGGGCCAGGAACCCCAGGCTCACAAGGGAAGGAACCAGGACACCAACTATAGCTTCTTCAGCTGGTTCTCAAATCACAGCCTCCCAGAGGCTgacaggattgctgag ATTATCAAGAATGACCTGTGGGTCAACCCTGTGCGCTACTACATGATGGGAGAAGCTGGCTACCGAGcaaagagaaagaagcaagaaaagaaagaaag GTTTTCCCAGATTAAAAAGAAGAACAGATATGAGTTGGTGATCATGGATGACTTTGATGACTATCAACTGATGCAAGACATTATTGGCGAGACCTCAGACAGTGATTTTATCACTGACAATGAGACTGTTCACGACATCAAGATCTCTGACTTCATGGAGACCACCGACTGCTTCGAGACCACGGACAACGAGATAACTGACTTCAGTGAGAGTTTCTGTGACAGTGAGAGCGTCTATGACTGTGAAAGCCCAGACCGCCACCTCACCACCGAAAACAGTGACAGTGCTGATGAGCACACTTATGGTGGTGAGAACTCCAAAGGTGGCGGCTGTGGCAACAACCTTGACAGCAGCGACAGTGACTACGGAGACAATGAGACCAGTGATGATGAAGATAATGATGGCAACGAAGGCGACAATGAAGGCAGTGATGATGACGGCAATGAAGGTGACAATGAAGgcagtgatgatgatgacagaGACATTGGTTACTATGAGAATGCCATTGCAGAGCCTCAGAAGAATCAGCTTAACATCAGCAACCTGGGCTACTATGCGGATGAGGTAGAGGACATCTTTGAAGAAGAATCGTCAAtcgaggaggaggatgaggagggcaGTGAGGAAG AAGATGAGGACAGCGATGAGGGGGAAGgaagtgaggaagaggaggaagatgaggaggaggaaggaatcGAAGAAGACTGGGAAGACTCTGACGTGGAGGAGGTGCTTCAGGCCCAGAATGCTTGGGCCAACCCCCGCAAGAGGGGCAAAACCGGATAA
- the TSPYL2 gene encoding testis-specific Y-encoded-like protein 2 isoform X2 → MDRPDEGPPAKARRLSSSEPSQDDAPPPPPPPPPPPLMRLPLPPPEQRPRLREETEAAQVLADMRGVGLGPTLPPPPPYVILEEGGVRAYFTLGAGCSYWDPEFESGYGEAPPPAESLETFSPEEVAGGSLEIDIQVTEPEPEPELEPEPEPSGFSGEAIDTCSIGGREYQVLAGLQGKEEAIIIVEDDEEEVKENVRKKRRRRRRKQRKVKRQSREVNPEKIQYVLQALESVQLDLEAVNVKAGKAFLRLKRKFIQMRRPFLERRDLIIQHIPGFWVKAFLNHPKISVLISQRDEDIFRYLTNLQVQDLRHISMGYKMKLYFKTNPYFTNMVIVKEFQRNRSGRLVSHSTPIRWHQGQEPQAHKGRNQDTNYSFFSWFSNHSLPEADRIAEIIKNDLWVNPVRYYMMGEAGYRAKRKKQEKKERFSQIKKKNRYELVIMDDFDDYQLMQDIIGETSDSDFITDNETVHDIKISDFMETTDCFETTDNEITDFSESFCDSESVYDCESPDRHLTTENSDSADEHTYGGENSKGGGCGNNLDSSDSDYGDNETSDDEDNDGNEGDNEGSDDDGNEGDNEGSDDDDRDIGYYENAIAEPQKNQLNISNLGYYADEVEDIFEEESSIEEEDEEGSEEDEDSDEGEGSEEEEEDEEEEGIEEDWEDSDVEEVLQAQNAWANPRKRGKTG, encoded by the exons ATGGACCGCCCGGATGAGGGGCCTCCTGCCAAGGCCCGCCGCCTCAGCAGCTCCGAGCCCTCTCAGGATGAcgcgccgccaccgccgccgcctccgccgccaccgccgctcATGCGACTGCCCCTGCCTCCACCGGAGCAGCGCCCGAGGCTCCGGGAGGAAACGGAGGCGGCACAGGTGCTGGCTGACATGAGGGGGGTGGGATTGGGCCCCACtctgcccccgccgcccccctaTGTTATTCTGGAGGAGGGGGGAGTGCGCGCGTACTTCACCCTAGGTGCCGGGTGTTCCTACTGGGATCCCGAATTCGAGTCTGGGTATGGGGAGGCGCCCCCTCCCGCGGAGAGCCTTGAAACATTCTCTCCTGAGGAGGTGGCGGGGGGAAGCCTGGAGATCGACATTCAGGTTAccgagccggagccggagccggagctggAGCCCGAGCCGGAGCCGAGCGGCTTTAGTGGAGAGGCCATAGATACCTGTAGCATAGGGGGACGGGAGTACCAGGTGTTAGCCGGTCTACAGGGGAAGGAAGAGGCCATCATTATAGTAGAAGATGATgaggaggaggtgaaggagaatgtgaggaagaagagaaggaggaggaggaggaagcagaggaaggTGAAGAGGCAAAGCAGAGAGGTGAATCCCGAGAAGATACAGTACGTCCTGCAGGCACTAGAAAGCGTTCAGCTAGACCTGGAGGCGGTGAACGTCAAGGCAGGCAAGGCCTTCCTCCGCCTCAAGCGCAAGTTCATCCAGATGCGGAGACCCTTCCTGGAGCGCAGAGATCTTATCATCCAGCACATCCCAGGCTTCTGGGTCAAAGCA TTCCTCAACCACCCCAAAATTTCAGTCTTGATCAGTCAACGCGATGAAGACATTTTCCGCTACTTGACCAATCTGCAG GTACAGGACCTCAGACATATCTCCATGGGCTACAAAATGAAGCTGTACTTCAAGACAAACCCCTATTTCACAAATATGGTGATTGTCAAGGAGTTCCAGCGCAACCGATCAG GCCGGCTGGTGTCTCACTCCACCCCAATCCGCTGGCACCAGGGCCAGGAACCCCAGGCTCACAAGGGAAGGAACCAGGACACCAACTATAGCTTCTTCAGCTGGTTCTCAAATCACAGCCTCCCAGAGGCTgacaggattgctgag ATTATCAAGAATGACCTGTGGGTCAACCCTGTGCGCTACTACATGATGGGAGAAGCTGGCTACCGAGcaaagagaaagaagcaagaaaagaaagaaag GTTTTCCCAGATTAAAAAGAAGAACAGATATGAGTTGGTGATCATGGATGACTTTGATGACTATCAACTGATGCAAGACATTATTGGCGAGACCTCAGACAGTGATTTTATCACTGACAATGAGACTGTTCACGACATCAAGATCTCTGACTTCATGGAGACCACCGACTGCTTCGAGACCACGGACAACGAGATAACTGACTTCAGTGAGAGTTTCTGTGACAGTGAGAGCGTCTATGACTGTGAAAGCCCAGACCGCCACCTCACCACCGAAAACAGTGACAGTGCTGATGAGCACACTTATGGTGGTGAGAACTCCAAAGGTGGCGGCTGTGGCAACAACCTTGACAGCAGCGACAGTGACTACGGAGACAATGAGACCAGTGATGATGAAGATAATGATGGCAACGAAGGCGACAATGAAGGCAGTGATGATGACGGCAATGAAGGTGACAATGAAGgcagtgatgatgatgacagaGACATTGGTTACTATGAGAATGCCATTGCAGAGCCTCAGAAGAATCAGCTTAACATCAGCAACCTGGGCTACTATGCGGATGAGGTAGAGGACATCTTTGAAGAAGAATCGTCAAtcgaggaggaggatgaggagggcaGTGAGGAAG ATGAGGACAGCGATGAGGGGGAAGgaagtgaggaagaggaggaagatgaggaggaggaaggaatcGAAGAAGACTGGGAAGACTCTGACGTGGAGGAGGTGCTTCAGGCCCAGAATGCTTGGGCCAACCCCCGCAAGAGGGGCAAAACCGGATAA